From Flavobacterium arcticum, the proteins below share one genomic window:
- a CDS encoding OmpA family protein produces MKKIVLSLLLISLASIEMNAQDGGANDFNKWSIDINGGVNKAANPFTPGYHMNADNLFHADLGFRYMFNTKFGLKIQGGYDVLNDDGDTSAEFQTEVMALNLQGYVNFGRIMEFETWTDRINVLGHMGVGIAHATNDLYEGSDRLGNFVIGLGMQYRISNRIALNADFTMYNNFSQNKTWDGRTYDRQGRQGFDSTLYNATLGLSIYLGKHEKHADWYIDEKSDELEDLESRLGEMETMLDDSDKDGIPDYLDSEPNTITGVAVDSKGRTIDRNNNGVPDELESYIDNKNSEIRNEVKSGSLAVNGAGGSGSGYIKELINGGYVNVYFDFNKATPNQESVNGINFLIRYLNENPNAKADVIGYADEVGDSAYNQELSNRRAENVKKILVDAGIDASRLSIVANGEDTTGGSGSKYGRKVVRRVTFILK; encoded by the coding sequence ATGAAGAAAATTGTACTATCCTTATTATTAATCAGCCTTGCATCTATAGAAATGAATGCACAAGATGGCGGTGCTAACGATTTTAACAAATGGTCTATTGATATTAATGGAGGTGTAAACAAAGCAGCTAATCCTTTTACACCAGGTTATCACATGAATGCTGATAATTTATTTCATGCTGATCTTGGATTTAGGTATATGTTTAACACCAAATTTGGTTTGAAAATACAAGGTGGTTATGACGTTTTGAATGACGATGGTGACACAAGTGCTGAATTTCAAACTGAAGTAATGGCTTTAAACTTACAAGGATATGTAAATTTTGGTCGTATCATGGAGTTTGAAACTTGGACTGACAGGATAAATGTACTAGGACATATGGGTGTAGGTATAGCTCATGCTACTAACGACTTATATGAAGGTTCTGACCGCTTAGGTAACTTTGTAATTGGTTTGGGTATGCAATATAGAATATCTAATAGAATTGCGTTGAATGCCGATTTCACAATGTATAATAACTTCTCTCAAAACAAAACTTGGGATGGTAGAACTTATGATAGACAAGGACGTCAAGGTTTTGATAGTACATTATATAATGCAACCCTTGGTCTTTCTATATACTTAGGTAAACATGAAAAACATGCTGACTGGTACATTGATGAAAAATCAGATGAACTTGAAGATTTAGAAAGCAGACTTGGTGAAATGGAAACAATGTTAGATGACTCTGACAAAGATGGTATTCCTGATTATCTTGACTCTGAACCTAATACTATTACAGGTGTTGCAGTTGATAGTAAAGGAAGAACAATTGATAGAAATAACAATGGTGTTCCTGATGAATTAGAGTCATATATAGATAATAAAAACTCTGAAATAAGAAATGAAGTTAAAAGTGGATCTCTTGCTGTTAATGGCGCAGGAGGTAGCGGTAGTGGCTATATTAAAGAGCTTATTAATGGTGGTTATGTAAATGTATATTTCGACTTTAACAAAGCTACTCCTAATCAAGAGTCTGTAAATGGTATTAACTTCCTTATAAGATACTTAAACGAAAATCCTAATGCTAAAGCTGACGTTATTGGTTATGCTGATGAGGTTGGAGATAGTGCTTATAACCAAGAGCTATCTAATAGAAGAGCTGAGAATGTTAAGAAAATATTAGTTGATGCTGGTATAGATGCTTCAAGACTTAGTATTGTTGCTAACGGTGAAGATACTACTGGTGGTTCAGGTTCTAAATATGGACGTAAAGTGGTAAGAAGAGTAACATTTATTCTTAAATAA
- a CDS encoding carbon-nitrogen hydrolase: MAKVKVGLVQMSCMKDKQGNLEKAIIEIRNAAEKGAQIVCLQELFTSLYFCDVEDYDNFNLAEAIPGPSTNALTEVAKELNVVIIASLFEKRAEGLYHNTTAVIDADGTYLGKYRKMHIPDDPAFYEKFYFTPGDLGYKVFQTKYAKIGVLICWDQWYPEASRITALMGAEIMFYPTAIGWATSQDEDTNKEQYDAWQTIQRSHAVANGVHVVSVNRVGFEQDGAMKFWGGSFVANPHGKLMYLASHDNEETTVVEVDTKATDHYRTHWPFLRDRRIDSYQPITKRYIDGD, encoded by the coding sequence ATGGCAAAAGTAAAAGTAGGTTTAGTACAAATGTCCTGTATGAAAGACAAACAGGGAAACCTTGAAAAAGCAATTATAGAAATACGTAACGCAGCAGAAAAGGGCGCGCAAATAGTATGTTTGCAAGAACTTTTTACATCGCTGTACTTTTGTGATGTGGAAGATTATGATAATTTTAATCTTGCCGAGGCAATTCCGGGTCCTTCTACCAATGCACTAACAGAAGTAGCAAAAGAACTTAATGTTGTTATTATTGCTTCTCTTTTCGAAAAACGTGCCGAAGGATTATACCACAACACTACTGCTGTAATTGATGCAGATGGAACATATTTAGGTAAATATCGTAAAATGCACATTCCTGATGATCCTGCATTTTATGAAAAATTCTACTTTACACCTGGCGATTTAGGATATAAAGTATTTCAAACTAAGTATGCCAAAATTGGTGTGCTCATCTGTTGGGATCAATGGTATCCTGAAGCAAGCCGTATCACAGCACTTATGGGCGCCGAGATTATGTTCTACCCTACTGCTATCGGTTGGGCAACATCGCAAGATGAAGATACTAACAAAGAGCAATATGATGCTTGGCAAACTATACAACGTTCGCATGCCGTTGCTAACGGTGTACACGTAGTGAGTGTAAACCGTGTAGGCTTTGAGCAAGATGGTGCAATGAAATTTTGGGGTGGTAGTTTTGTAGCTAATCCACATGGTAAACTTATGTACCTTGCTTCTCACGACAATGAAGAAACGACAGTTGTTGAAGTAGATACAAAAGCTACCGACCATTACCGTACACACTGGCCTTTCCTTCGCGACAGAAGAATTGACAGCTACCAACCTATAACCAAACGTTATATAGACGGAGATTAA
- the trhA gene encoding PAQR family membrane homeostasis protein TrhA yields MYKKNRKREEFWNTLTHGLGAVLAVVALVLLIIFSAYNGSAMHLAVSLVFGISLVLLYSASTIYHAVVKLKWKRFFRLIDHLSIYVLIAGTYTPFALLGLKGTWGWTIFGLIWAFAIVGFIFKFSPLRRSEKLSLSLYALMGWLIIIAIKPLLANVPSPALWYLLGGGLCYTFGIYFYAKEKIPYNHAIWHVFVLGGSTLHFLGIFLYLIP; encoded by the coding sequence ATGTATAAAAAGAACCGAAAACGCGAAGAATTTTGGAACACCCTTACACATGGTTTGGGTGCTGTACTTGCTGTTGTTGCACTAGTTCTTCTTATTATTTTTTCGGCATATAACGGCTCAGCAATGCATCTTGCTGTTTCGCTTGTATTTGGTATTAGCTTAGTATTACTATACTCGGCATCAACAATATACCATGCCGTAGTTAAACTAAAATGGAAACGTTTTTTTAGGCTTATAGATCACCTTAGTATTTATGTACTTATTGCAGGGACTTATACTCCTTTTGCATTACTTGGCTTAAAAGGCACTTGGGGCTGGACAATATTTGGGCTAATATGGGCTTTTGCTATAGTAGGTTTTATATTTAAGTTCTCGCCACTTCGTCGCTCAGAAAAATTATCACTTTCACTATATGCACTCATGGGATGGCTTATTATTATAGCCATAAAACCTTTATTGGCAAACGTGCCCTCTCCTGCCCTTTGGTACTTACTGGGTGGCGGGCTGTGCTATACTTTTGGTATTTATTTTTATGCCAAAGAAAAAATTCCTTATAATCATGCTATTTGGCACGTTTTTGTATTAGGAGGTAGTACGCTACACTTTTTGGGAATATTCCTGTACCTTATTCCTTAA
- the fabG gene encoding 3-oxoacyl-[acyl-carrier-protein] reductase: MKLLEGKTAIITGASRGIGRGIAQVFAKHGANVAFTYSASAEAAKALEDELNAMGIKAKGYQSNAADFNEAQKLVDDVVADFGALDILINNAGITKDNLLMRISEEDFDKVIEVNLKSVFNMTKAVQRTMLKQRHGSIINMSSVVGVKGNAGQTNYAASKAGVIGFTKSVALELGSRNIRCNAIAPGFIQTEMTEKLGADVVKGWTENIPLKRGGSPEDVANACVFLASDMSAYVTGQTLNVDGGMLT; encoded by the coding sequence ATGAAATTATTAGAAGGAAAAACGGCAATAATCACCGGCGCAAGCAGGGGGATAGGTCGTGGTATAGCACAAGTTTTTGCTAAACATGGTGCTAATGTGGCTTTTACATACAGTGCATCTGCCGAAGCAGCAAAAGCACTGGAAGACGAATTGAATGCTATGGGTATAAAAGCTAAAGGCTACCAAAGTAATGCAGCCGATTTTAATGAAGCTCAAAAACTAGTTGATGATGTAGTTGCTGATTTTGGCGCATTGGATATTTTGATAAACAATGCAGGTATTACCAAAGATAACCTGTTAATGCGCATCTCTGAAGAAGATTTTGATAAGGTTATAGAAGTAAACCTAAAATCGGTATTTAATATGACTAAAGCCGTTCAAAGAACGATGCTAAAACAACGTCATGGTTCTATAATAAACATGAGCTCTGTAGTAGGTGTTAAAGGTAATGCAGGACAAACTAACTATGCAGCTTCTAAGGCTGGAGTTATAGGTTTTACAAAATCAGTAGCGTTAGAGCTTGGTTCAAGAAACATTCGTTGTAATGCTATTGCTCCTGGATTTATTCAAACAGAAATGACTGAAAAACTAGGTGCAGATGTAGTGAAAGGTTGGACAGAGAATATTCCGTTAAAACGAGGAGGATCTCCAGAAGATGTAGCCAATGCTTGTGTATTCCTAGCATCAGATATGTCGGCTTATGTTACAGGGCAAACCCTTAACGTAGATGGCGGGATGCTTACATAA
- a CDS encoding aldo/keto reductase yields MQYKKLNKINQKISEVSFGCMSLQSDSKDNDTLINKAIDKGITLFDTADLYEKGENEKLLGTALKGRRKDIVLSTKVGNRWREDGSGWDWCPTKKHILKAVDESLKRLQTDYIDLYLLHGGTIDDPIDETIEAFERLQEQGKILSYGLSSIRPNVIREFVKRSDITAVMTQYSLLDRRPEEETLGLLRENNIGILARGTVGGGLLAGKPAKDYLGIDITKIAIILNKVKDVLLERDLGEKALRYVIDNPAITTAVVGIRTIEQLTEAIRAANSSLLTTEEREILQEIWSGNIYNDHR; encoded by the coding sequence ATGCAGTATAAGAAACTTAATAAAATAAACCAGAAAATTAGTGAAGTATCTTTTGGGTGTATGTCTTTACAAAGCGATAGTAAGGATAACGATACCCTGATTAATAAAGCTATTGATAAAGGGATTACTTTATTTGACACTGCTGACCTTTATGAAAAAGGGGAAAACGAAAAGTTACTGGGTACTGCCTTAAAAGGTAGACGAAAGGATATCGTATTATCTACCAAAGTGGGTAACCGTTGGCGCGAAGATGGTAGTGGTTGGGACTGGTGTCCTACCAAAAAACATATACTTAAGGCAGTAGATGAAAGCCTAAAACGTTTACAAACCGATTATATAGATTTATACCTGCTGCATGGTGGTACTATAGATGACCCTATTGATGAAACTATAGAAGCTTTTGAACGTTTACAGGAACAGGGCAAAATACTTAGTTACGGGCTTTCATCGATACGTCCCAATGTGATACGGGAGTTTGTAAAACGCTCTGATATTACAGCGGTAATGACACAATATAGTCTGCTGGATAGACGACCCGAAGAAGAAACTCTGGGTTTATTGAGAGAAAATAACATTGGTATATTAGCAAGAGGTACAGTGGGTGGAGGGTTACTTGCTGGTAAACCTGCAAAAGATTATTTAGGAATAGATATAACCAAAATAGCTATTATTTTAAATAAAGTAAAAGATGTATTGCTAGAAAGAGATTTAGGCGAAAAAGCATTACGCTATGTAATAGACAATCCTGCGATAACTACTGCTGTGGTTGGTATTCGTACTATAGAGCAGCTAACGGAAGCTATTAGAGCCGCTAATAGTAGTCTGCTTACTACTGAAGAAAGAGAAATATTACAAGAAATATGGTCAGGAAATATATATAACGACCATAGATAA
- a CDS encoding MBL fold metallo-hydrolase, which produces MKVEQIYTGCLAHAAYYIESNGEAAVFDPLREVQPYIDRANKDKAKIKYVFETHFHADFVSGHLDLKAKTGAQIVFGPTAKPGYDAIVAEDGQVFEVGNYKVKVLHTPGHTMESTTYLLIDENDKEHGIITGDTLFIGDVGRPDLAQHVVADLTEEKLASHLFYSLRNKIMPLADDLIVYPNHGAGSACGKMMSKETTDTLGNQKKTNYALRADMTEEEFVKELLTGLTTPPGYFPKNVLMNIKGYESLDNVMEKAQTPLSPEEFEMTANATRALVLDTRNPEDFAKGFIPNSINIGLNGSFAMWIGEMIKDINQEILLVTYADKEEEAMIRLSRVGYDHTIGYLKGGFDAWKAAGKEIDTTARVSAQEFADKYTKDTLVIDVRKKSEFDSERVVDAVNIPLNSIYSHLSEIPKDKPFVLHCAGGYRSMIASSILKQLGYENFSDVEGGFKEIALTKVPKTDYVCPTTLL; this is translated from the coding sequence ATGAAAGTAGAACAAATTTATACAGGATGTCTTGCCCATGCGGCATATTATATTGAGAGTAACGGAGAGGCAGCGGTATTTGACCCACTTCGTGAAGTACAGCCTTATATAGATAGAGCAAATAAAGACAAAGCTAAAATTAAATATGTATTTGAAACCCATTTTCACGCTGACTTTGTTAGTGGTCATCTTGACCTGAAAGCTAAGACAGGTGCGCAAATTGTTTTTGGTCCTACTGCAAAACCTGGATATGATGCTATTGTAGCCGAAGATGGTCAGGTTTTTGAGGTGGGGAATTATAAAGTAAAAGTATTACACACACCTGGGCATACTATGGAGAGTACTACGTATTTGCTAATAGATGAAAATGATAAAGAACATGGTATTATTACAGGAGATACTTTATTTATAGGTGACGTAGGACGACCTGACCTTGCACAGCATGTAGTTGCCGATTTGACAGAGGAAAAACTGGCAAGTCATTTATTCTATTCATTACGAAACAAAATAATGCCATTGGCAGATGATTTAATAGTATATCCTAATCACGGGGCAGGTAGTGCTTGTGGTAAAATGATGAGTAAAGAAACGACGGATACACTAGGTAATCAAAAGAAAACAAACTATGCCCTACGTGCAGATATGACAGAGGAAGAGTTTGTAAAAGAATTACTGACAGGGCTTACCACACCTCCAGGATATTTTCCTAAAAATGTGTTGATGAACATAAAAGGGTATGAGAGCCTTGATAATGTTATGGAAAAAGCACAAACGCCTTTATCTCCTGAAGAGTTTGAAATGACTGCAAATGCTACACGAGCTTTAGTATTAGATACTCGTAATCCAGAGGATTTTGCCAAAGGATTTATTCCAAATAGTATCAATATTGGGCTAAATGGCAGTTTTGCTATGTGGATAGGCGAAATGATAAAAGATATTAATCAGGAAATACTACTGGTTACTTATGCGGATAAGGAAGAAGAAGCTATGATTCGTCTGTCACGAGTAGGGTATGATCATACTATAGGTTACCTGAAAGGTGGTTTTGATGCATGGAAAGCAGCAGGAAAAGAAATTGATACTACAGCAAGAGTAAGCGCACAGGAGTTTGCAGATAAATATACTAAAGATACTTTGGTAATTGATGTAAGAAAGAAAAGCGAATTTGACTCAGAGCGTGTTGTAGATGCAGTTAATATTCCTCTGAATAGTATTTACAGTCATTTGTCTGAGATACCAAAAGATAAACCCTTTGTATTGCATTGTGCAGGAGGGTATAGAAGCATGATAGCATCATCTATACTAAAACAACTGGGATACGAGAATTTTTCAGATGTAGAAGGTGGATTTAAGGAAATAGCCCTCACTAAAGTACCGAAAACAGATTATGTTTGCCCGACTACGTTATTGTAA
- a CDS encoding META domain-containing protein, which yields MKRLAFFILIITFLISCSGTKEMSKAILTETTWQLKSLNGDAELSGFSKKIPHINFTEDDRVSGNTGCNSFNGAYSNSTNKGTIVFSRMVSTKMYCDGVPESEFLGALNQVNTIKKSKDELIFLDNDKTIMVFVPKE from the coding sequence ATGAAACGATTAGCATTTTTTATATTGATTATTACTTTCCTGATTTCCTGTAGTGGAACAAAAGAGATGTCTAAAGCTATTTTAACCGAAACAACATGGCAATTAAAATCGCTGAATGGCGATGCTGAGTTATCAGGTTTTAGCAAAAAAATACCCCATATAAATTTTACTGAAGATGATAGAGTTTCGGGTAATACAGGCTGTAATAGTTTTAATGGGGCATATAGTAATTCAACCAATAAAGGGACTATAGTTTTCAGTAGAATGGTCAGTACAAAAATGTACTGTGATGGTGTTCCTGAAAGTGAATTTTTAGGTGCTTTAAATCAGGTAAATACTATAAAAAAGAGTAAAGATGAGTTGATTTTTTTGGATAATGATAAAACTATAATGGTATTTGTACCTAAAGAATAA
- a CDS encoding agmatine deiminase family protein — MTQDQNKSTPKQLGFTFPAEFAPQRALWLSWPHKEESWPGKLETIYKPYCEFILYVSRHQQVCINVADDAMKQFAKGQIEQYTRYIADSKLENITFYFHPTNDAWCRDHGPAFVVNNETGEKAIVDWGYNAWGDKYPPYDLDDVVPTKIGEALGLKVFHPGIVMEGGSVEFNGKGTLMTTTACLLNENRNPHLSKEQIEEYLKEYYGAEYILWLGDGIIGDDTDGHIDDITRFVNEDTVVTVVEDNKEDENYEILQENLKLLQDMKLQDGSPLKIVELPMPKPVEYEDQRLPASYANFYIANKCVIVPTFRDAINDKKAIEILQSCFKDREVIGIDSTDIIWGLGSFHCLSQQEPL, encoded by the coding sequence ATGACACAAGACCAAAATAAATCAACCCCTAAGCAACTGGGATTTACTTTTCCTGCTGAGTTTGCACCACAACGTGCACTTTGGCTGTCATGGCCTCATAAAGAAGAATCTTGGCCTGGTAAACTGGAAACAATATACAAACCCTATTGTGAATTCATTTTATATGTTTCACGTCATCAGCAAGTATGTATTAATGTAGCAGATGATGCTATGAAGCAATTTGCTAAAGGTCAGATTGAGCAATATACCCGTTATATTGCTGATAGCAAGCTTGAAAATATTACTTTTTACTTTCACCCTACTAACGATGCATGGTGTCGTGATCATGGTCCTGCATTTGTAGTAAATAACGAAACAGGAGAAAAAGCTATAGTTGACTGGGGTTATAACGCATGGGGCGATAAATACCCTCCGTATGACCTTGATGATGTTGTACCTACCAAAATAGGCGAAGCATTAGGTTTAAAAGTATTCCATCCCGGTATTGTTATGGAAGGTGGTAGTGTAGAGTTTAACGGTAAAGGAACGTTAATGACTACTACGGCTTGCTTGCTTAACGAAAACCGAAATCCGCATTTAAGTAAAGAGCAAATAGAGGAATATCTTAAAGAATATTATGGTGCTGAGTATATACTATGGCTTGGCGATGGTATAATTGGTGATGATACCGATGGGCATATTGATGATATTACCCGTTTTGTAAACGAGGATACCGTAGTAACTGTAGTAGAAGATAACAAGGAAGATGAAAACTACGAGATATTACAGGAGAACCTGAAACTATTACAAGACATGAAGTTACAGGATGGCAGTCCGCTAAAAATAGTGGAATTACCTATGCCAAAGCCTGTAGAGTATGAAGACCAGAGATTACCTGCATCCTACGCTAATTTTTATATTGCTAATAAGTGTGTGATAGTACCTACCTTTAGAGATGCCATAAACGACAAAAAAGCGATAGAAATACTGCAATCCTGCTTTAAAGATCGCGAAGTAATTGGTATTGATTCTACTGATATTATATGGGGACTTGGTAGCTTTCACTGCCTTAGCCAGCAAGAACCTTTATAA
- a CDS encoding GNAT family N-acetyltransferase codes for MKTTQETYTSKNDKNIIVRNATECDAATLVALKKGYIRGTTTIPLYEHEYKNTTEQEAKLITKYNTEANSILLVAECDGELIGNIDITGNQRQKLQHTAMLGMGVANNWQNTGVGSCLMNSALKTIAQTVVSIVWLEVYASNIAGLKLYEKFRFEKCGAIKNFFNETAPIDKITMVKYIK; via the coding sequence ATGAAAACGACACAAGAAACATATACCAGTAAAAATGATAAAAACATAATAGTACGCAATGCTACTGAGTGTGATGCTGCTACTTTAGTGGCATTAAAAAAAGGGTATATTAGAGGAACAACGACCATTCCGCTTTATGAGCATGAATATAAGAATACTACTGAACAAGAAGCCAAACTTATAACAAAATATAATACTGAAGCTAATAGTATTCTATTGGTTGCCGAGTGCGACGGAGAGCTAATTGGAAATATTGACATAACTGGAAACCAAAGGCAAAAATTGCAACATACTGCTATGCTGGGCATGGGGGTAGCCAATAATTGGCAAAATACAGGTGTAGGTAGTTGTCTAATGAATAGTGCCCTGAAAACCATTGCACAAACAGTAGTTAGTATTGTATGGCTGGAGGTATATGCCAGTAACATAGCTGGACTAAAGCTATATGAAAAATTCAGGTTTGAAAAATGTGGCGCAATAAAAAACTTTTTTAACGAAACAGCACCCATAGATAAAATTACTATGGTAAAGTATATAAAATAG
- the trxA gene encoding thioredoxin, with amino-acid sequence MERFNKLINGDKPVLVDFFATWCGPCKMMSPILEEVKHNLGERITIIKVDVDKNQQLMAHPDYQVKGVPTLMLFQNGKVLWKQSGVVPKDEIIDKILSSI; translated from the coding sequence ATGGAACGTTTTAATAAATTAATAAATGGAGACAAACCCGTATTGGTAGATTTTTTTGCTACGTGGTGCGGTCCTTGTAAAATGATGAGCCCTATACTCGAAGAGGTAAAACATAACCTTGGAGAAAGGATAACTATAATTAAAGTTGATGTAGATAAAAACCAACAACTTATGGCACACCCTGACTATCAGGTTAAGGGAGTACCTACATTAATGCTGTTTCAAAATGGTAAGGTTCTCTGGAAACAATCAGGTGTTGTACCTAAAGATGAAATTATAGATAAAATTTTAAGTTCTATCTAA
- the crcB gene encoding fluoride efflux transporter CrcB: MFKSILLVGLGGAIGSILRYLSSLFITRYFNSVFPLATFTVNIIGCFIIGLIFGYMEKEQITNDNIKFLFITGFCGGYTTFSTFAIENVGLIQSEHTLSAFAYIAASIITGLFAVWLGLIVFK; the protein is encoded by the coding sequence ATGTTTAAATCGATATTATTAGTAGGACTTGGCGGAGCAATAGGGAGTATCCTTAGATACTTATCTTCGTTATTTATTACCCGCTATTTTAACTCAGTATTTCCGCTTGCTACTTTTACAGTAAACATTATAGGTTGTTTTATAATAGGACTTATTTTTGGTTATATGGAGAAGGAACAGATAACTAACGATAACATCAAATTTCTATTTATTACAGGCTTTTGCGGTGGCTATACCACCTTTTCTACTTTCGCAATAGAAAATGTGGGTTTAATACAAAGCGAACATACGCTTAGTGCTTTTGCCTACATTGCTGCAAGTATTATTACAGGACTCTTTGCTGTATGGCTTGGGCTAATTGTGTTCAAGTAA
- a CDS encoding glyoxalase codes for MDARDKSILDLRGEALGAIHEQSLEEETFQNRTLRPILKFQNNLFIASFLNYANKHKNDFHKLSIEKKLLYIENAIQKDIKFRNALKGMVIAMFTIEEFNQYIKNSSKLNKRMMSLLIERLKDQVLLLEQTT; via the coding sequence ATGGACGCAAGAGATAAGAGTATTCTTGATTTGAGAGGTGAAGCACTGGGAGCGATTCATGAACAATCATTAGAAGAAGAAACTTTTCAGAATCGAACATTACGACCTATATTGAAATTTCAGAACAATTTGTTTATTGCCTCTTTTCTAAACTATGCTAATAAGCATAAAAATGACTTTCATAAACTAAGTATAGAAAAGAAATTACTATATATAGAAAATGCTATACAAAAAGACATCAAGTTTAGAAATGCTCTAAAAGGTATGGTAATAGCCATGTTTACTATTGAAGAATTTAATCAATATATTAAAAACTCGTCAAAACTAAATAAACGAATGATGAGCTTACTTATTGAAAGACTAAAAGATCAAGTGCTTTTATTAGAGCAAACAACATAA
- a CDS encoding NAD-dependent succinate-semialdehyde dehydrogenase, producing the protein MFSIVNPFDATFLSEYQYITDNQAFYDCNLCKKSFVIWRTNTLDERLKIIENLIFILYKDKQNLAKQCTLEMGKPIRQSVAEVEKCILLCEYYLNNALNFLSPRTITTDGTESFVTYEPLGVILGVMPWNYPYWQVFRFAIPAIIAGNTVVLKHASNVAGCAILLEEIFIKAGFPEGIYKNLLISGEQVTNIIDLPYIKGVSLTGSEKAGVAVATKAASTIKKSVLELGGSNAFILLEDANIEKAVATAVTARMQNTGQSCIAAKRFLVHQSIYDTFLEKFKIAIKALKTGNPMDEDTDIGPLARVDLAEEIEKQVVKSVEMGAKIVVGGKRDKAFYTPTIMTNITTDMPVFKEEVFGPVAPVMPFDTFEEAVALSNSSEFGLGVSIFTEDIESIKQKIHLFEEGAVFINALVKSDPALPFGGVKKSGYGRELAENGIKEFVNVKTVYIK; encoded by the coding sequence ATGTTTTCAATTGTAAATCCTTTCGATGCAACTTTTTTATCTGAATATCAATATATTACTGATAATCAGGCTTTTTATGACTGTAATTTGTGTAAGAAAAGCTTTGTTATATGGAGAACAAATACCTTAGATGAAAGGTTAAAAATTATCGAAAATTTAATATTTATATTATATAAAGATAAACAAAACTTAGCAAAACAGTGTACTTTAGAGATGGGAAAACCTATACGACAGTCTGTTGCTGAAGTAGAGAAGTGTATTTTATTATGTGAATATTATTTAAATAATGCATTAAATTTTTTGTCACCACGTACTATTACTACAGATGGAACAGAGAGTTTTGTAACATATGAACCTCTAGGTGTTATTTTAGGTGTTATGCCATGGAACTACCCTTACTGGCAAGTCTTTCGTTTTGCTATTCCAGCTATAATAGCAGGTAATACCGTAGTGCTTAAGCATGCTTCAAATGTAGCTGGATGTGCCATATTGCTTGAAGAAATTTTTATAAAAGCAGGTTTTCCTGAAGGAATATATAAAAACCTTCTCATATCTGGAGAACAAGTTACCAATATAATAGACTTACCTTATATAAAAGGAGTATCGTTAACAGGAAGTGAAAAAGCAGGGGTTGCTGTAGCTACTAAAGCTGCTAGTACTATTAAAAAATCAGTTTTAGAACTTGGCGGTAGTAACGCTTTTATATTACTTGAAGATGCGAATATAGAAAAAGCAGTTGCCACAGCCGTAACTGCACGAATGCAAAATACTGGGCAGAGTTGTATTGCTGCTAAACGATTTTTAGTACACCAATCTATATACGATACATTTCTTGAAAAATTTAAGATAGCTATAAAGGCATTAAAAACAGGTAACCCGATGGATGAGGATACCGATATAGGGCCATTAGCTAGAGTTGATTTAGCCGAAGAGATAGAAAAGCAGGTGGTAAAATCGGTAGAGATGGGAGCTAAAATTGTTGTAGGGGGTAAAAGAGATAAAGCTTTTTATACTCCAACTATAATGACGAATATTACTACTGATATGCCTGTGTTTAAAGAAGAAGTGTTTGGACCTGTAGCACCTGTTATGCCTTTTGATACTTTTGAAGAAGCTGTAGCATTGAGTAATAGTTCAGAGTTTGGGTTAGGTGTGAGTATTTTTACCGAAGATATAGAAAGCATTAAACAAAAAATACACCTTTTTGAAGAAGGTGCAGTATTTATAAATGCACTAGTGAAATCAGACCCTGCATTGCCTTTTGGTGGCGTGAAAAAATCTGGGTACGGTCGTGAGCTGGCTGAAAACGGAATTAAAGAGTTTGTAAATGTAAAAACTGTTTATATAAAATAG